From the Cryptomeria japonica chromosome 2, Sugi_1.0, whole genome shotgun sequence genome, one window contains:
- the LOC131051945 gene encoding patatin-like protein 2, giving the protein MSNQELLPIDVSGDVGARILSVDGGGVRGLIPVQLLKFLEHQLQKLDGEDARLADYFNIMAGTSTGAPTYFPSHQFTTNSSDGKTQVFNLVDGGVAANNPTLIAMNLVTRAVHQDTRIVDKKEHLDHFVVLSLGTGLEEGIEWDAKKAATWGSLKWITHDGRTPLIESIMNASSDMVNIHTALMLHHVKENYLRIQEWQLKGSEAKMDLSTDENLRNLVKKGQELLDKRVRSLNLETGRPETVKNDYTNRMALTKMAEQLSKEKKLRDKRSASSALSMNGHSVGINI; this is encoded by the exons ATGTCGAATCAGGAGCTTCTTCCAATCGATGTCTCGGGGGACGTGGGTGCTAGAATCCTGAGTGTCGATGGAGGAGGAGTACGGGGTCTTATTCCTGTGCAATTACTCAAATTCTTAGAGCACCAGTTGCAG AAATTGGATGGGGAAGATGCCAGACTAGCAGATTATTTCAATATAATGGCAGGTACCAGCACTGGAG CTCCTACCTATTTTCCATCTCACCAGTTTACAACAAATTCCAGTGACGGAAAGACCCAAGTTTTTAACTTAGTAGATGGAGGAGTAGCGGCTAATAATCCT accttgatagcaatgaacttaGTCACTCGAGCAGTTCATCAGGATACAAGAATAGTCGACAAAAag GAGCACCTTGACCACTTTGTTGTACTTTCTCTTGGAACGGGATTAGAAGAGGGTATTGAATGGGACGCAAAAAAGGCTGCCACATGGGGAAGCTTGAAGTGGATTACTCACGATGGAAGAACACCTCTCATAGAATCTATCATGAATGCAAGTTCAGACATGGTCAACATTCATACAGCTTTGATGCTCCATCATGTCAAAGAAAACTATCTTAGAATCCAG GAATGGCAACTAAAAGGAAGCGAAGCAAAGATGGACCTCAGTACGGATGAGAACCTGAGGAATCTTGTGAAGAAAGGCCAGGAACTATTGGATAAGCGTGTTAGAAGTTTAAATTTGGAGACTGGGCGTCCTGAGACAGTGAAGAACGACTACACAAACAGGATGGCATTGACTAA AATGGCTGAACAACTCTCCAAGGAGAAGAAGTTGAGGGATAAACGGAGCGCATCTTCTGCACTTTCTATGAATGGCCATAGTGTTGGAATAAACATCTGa
- the LOC131873715 gene encoding patatin-like protein 3, with protein MDLSTDENLRNLVKKGQELLDKPVRSLNLETGRPETVKNDCTNRMALTKMAERLSKEKKLRDKRSASSALSMNGHSVGINI; from the exons ATGGACCTCAGTACGGACGAGAACCTGAGGAATCTTGTGAAGAAAGGCCAGGAACTATTGGATAAGCCTGTTAGAAGTTTAAATTTGGAGACTGGGCGTCCTGAGACAGTGAAGAACGACTGCACAAACAGGATGGCATTGACTAA AATGGCTGAACGACTCTCCAAGGAGAAGAAGTTGAGGGATAAACGGAGCGCATCTTCTGCACTTTCTATGAATGGCCATAGTGTTGGAATAAACATCTGa
- the LOC131859622 gene encoding patatin-like protein 2: MSNQELLPIDVSGDVGARILSVDGGGVRGLIPVQLLKFLEKQLQKLDGEDARLADYFNIMAGTSTGGLITTMLATPDPNDHKHNRPFSTQKIEDFYLKNASLIFPQPSKWNIFHGIFGPKYNGKHLVDILEQEKFHERRLCDTATNLVIPTFDIKTQFPTIFASHEAKVDPLKNPHLMDVCLSTTVAPTYFPSHQFTTNSSDGKTQVFNLVDGGVAANNPTLIAMNLVTRAVHQDTRIVDKKVLYCIVF; the protein is encoded by the exons ATGTCGAATCAGGAGCTTCTTCCAATCGATGTCTCGGGGGACGTGGGTGCTAGAATCCTGAGTGTCGATGGAGGAGGAGTACGGGGTCTTATTCCTGTGCAATTGCTCAAATTCTTAGAGAAGCAGTTGCAG AAATTGGATGGGGAAGATGCCAGACTAGCAGATTATTTCAATATAATGGCAGGTACCAGCACTGGAGGTCTCATCACCACAATGTTAGCCACTCCAGACCCGAATGACCACAAACACAATCGTCCTTTTAGTACCCAGAAAATTGAAGATTTCTACTTGAAGAATGCGAGTTTGATATTTCCTCAACCAAG CAAATGGAATATTTTTCACGGCATTTTTGGTCCCAAATACAATGGCAAACATCTGGTCGATATCTTAGAACAAGAGAAATTTCACGAAAGACGGCTGTGTGATACGGCTACTAACCTGGTGATACCCACCTTCGATATCAAGACGCAGTTTCCTACAATTTTCGCCAGTCATGag GCGAAAGTAGATCCGCTGAAGAATCCACATCTAATGGACGTATGCCTCTCCACAACTGTAGCTCCTACCTATTTTCCATCTCACCAGTTTACAACAAATTCCAGTGACGGAAAGACCCAAGTTTTTAACTTAGTAGATGGAGGAGTAGCGGCTAATAATCCT accttgatagcaatgaacttaGTCACTCGAGCAGTTCATCAGGATACAAGAATAGTCGACAAAAAGGTATTGTATTGTATCGTATTTTGA
- the LOC131051941 gene encoding patatin-like protein 2 produces MSNQELLPIDVSGDVGARILSVDGGGVRGLIPVQLLKFLEHQLQKLDGEDARLADCFNIMAGTSTGGLITTMLATIDPNDHKHNRPFSTQKIEDFYLKNASLIFPQPSKWNIFHGIFGPKYNGKHLVDILEQEKFHERRLCDTATNLVIPTFDIKTQFPTIFASHEAKVDPLKNPHLMDVCLSTTAAPTYFPSHQFTTNSSDGKTQVFNLVDGGVAANNPTLIAMNLVTRAVHQDTRIVDKKEHLDHFIVLSLGTGLEEGIEWDAKKAATWGSLKWITHDGRTPLIESIMNASSDMVNIHTALMLHHVKENYLRIQEWQLKGSEEKMDLSTDENLRNLVKKGQELLDKPVRSLNLETGRPETVKNDYTNRMALTKMAERLSKEKKLTDKRSASFALSMNGHSVGINI; encoded by the exons ATGTCGAATCAGGAGCTTCTTCCAATCGATGTCTCGGGGGACGTGGGTGCTAGAATCCTGAGTGTCGATGGAGGAGGAGTACGGGGTCTTATTCCTGTGCAATTGCTCAAATTCTTAGAGCACCAGTTGCAG AAATTGGATGGGGAAGATGCCAGACTAGCAGATTGTTTCAATATAATGGCAGGTACCAGCACTGGAGGTCTCATCACCACAATGTTAGCCACTATAGACCCGAATGACCACAAACACAATCGTCCTTTTAGTACCCAGAAAATTGAAGATTTCTACTTGAAGAATGCGAGTTTGATATTTCCTCAACCAAG CAAATGGAATATTTTTCACGGCATTTTTGGTCCCAAATACAATGGCAAACATCTGGTCGATATCTTAGAACAAGAGAAATTTCACGAAAGACGGCTGTGTGATACGGCTACTAACCTGGTGATACCCACCTTCGATATCAAGACGCAGTTTCCTACAATTTTCGCCAGTCATGag GCGAAAGTAGATCCGCTGAAGAATCCACATCTAATGGACGTATGCCTCTCCACAACTGCAGCTCCTACCTATTTTCCATCTCACCAGTTTACAACAAATTCCAGTGACGGAAAGACCCAAGTTTTTAACTTAGTAGATGGAGGAGTAGCGGCTAATAATCCT accttgatagcaatgaacttaGTCACTCGAGCAGTTCATCAGGATACAAGAATAGTCGACAAAAAG GAGCACCTTGACCACTTTATTGTACTTTCTCTTGGAACGGGATTAGAAGAGGGTATTGAATGGGACGCAAAAAAGGCTGCCACATGGGGAAGCTTGAAGTGGATTACTCACGATGGAAGAACGCCTCTCATAGAATCTATCATGAATGCAAGTTCAGACATGGTCAACATTCATACAGCTTTGATGCTCCATCATGTCAAAGAAAACTATCTTAGAATCCAG GAATGGCAACTAAAAGGAAGCGAAGAAAAGATGGACCTCAGTACGGATGAGAACCTGAGGAATCTTGTGAAGAAAGGCCAGGAACTATTGGATAAGCCTGTTAGAAGTTTAAATTTGGAGACTGGGCGTCCTGAGACAGTGAAGAACGACTACACAAACAGGATGGCATTGACTAA AATGGCTGAACGACTCTCCAAGGAGAAGAAGTTGACGGATAAACGGAGCGCATCTTTTGCACTTTCTATGAATGGCCATAGTGTTGGAATAAACATCTGa